A genome region from Tolypothrix sp. PCC 7712 includes the following:
- a CDS encoding epoxyqueuosine reductase — protein sequence MSKFDEHPTVKHWRKQEASEAKIIPSTQIDAQWLRHLCLEAGADDVGFVEIDRPEIADQRQDILAAFPPTKTLISFVCRMNRENVRSPARSVANLEFHSTGDEVNHIARQIVAELERHGIRGCNPAMGFPMEMNKFPGKVWSVSHKPVAVAAGLGQMGIHRLVIHPKFGNFILLGTILIDVNVTTYHQPIDYNPCLECKLCVSACPVGAISADGHFNFSACYTHNYREFMGGFTDWVETVVESKDRHEYRQQVSAAESASVWQSLSYGANYKAAYCMAVCPAGEDVIAPFLIRRKEFIQEVVKPLQAKEETIYVVPNSDAEAYVTRRFPHKQVKQVRNSLIPTSIRGFLGGMPLTFQREHSKGLNAIYHFTFIGAESCKATVIIRHQTLEIQNGHLGTANLAITADSKTWLKFLAKEQNIVWAIVRRQIRFQGQLRLLLDFGKCFPQ from the coding sequence ATGTCTAAATTTGATGAACACCCAACAGTCAAACACTGGCGTAAACAGGAAGCATCCGAAGCAAAAATTATACCATCCACCCAGATTGATGCCCAATGGCTGCGCCACCTCTGTCTCGAAGCTGGGGCTGATGATGTTGGTTTTGTTGAGATTGACCGACCTGAGATTGCTGATCAACGTCAAGACATTCTGGCCGCCTTTCCACCTACCAAAACTTTAATCAGTTTTGTGTGCCGTATGAATCGAGAAAACGTCCGGAGTCCAGCTAGATCAGTTGCTAATCTCGAATTTCATAGTACTGGCGATGAGGTTAATCATATTGCGCGTCAAATTGTGGCGGAGCTTGAACGGCATGGGATTCGGGGCTGTAATCCCGCAATGGGGTTTCCGATGGAAATGAATAAATTCCCTGGAAAGGTCTGGAGTGTGTCCCACAAACCAGTAGCCGTGGCAGCAGGTTTAGGACAAATGGGGATTCATCGCCTTGTGATCCACCCCAAATTCGGCAACTTCATTTTACTAGGAACGATTTTGATTGATGTCAACGTGACAACATATCACCAACCCATTGACTATAACCCTTGCTTAGAGTGTAAACTCTGTGTTTCTGCCTGCCCCGTTGGTGCAATTAGTGCTGATGGACATTTTAACTTTTCTGCTTGCTATACCCACAACTATCGGGAGTTTATGGGAGGTTTTACGGATTGGGTAGAAACTGTTGTTGAAAGTAAAGATAGGCATGAATATCGCCAACAGGTCAGTGCTGCCGAATCTGCTTCTGTGTGGCAGAGCTTATCTTATGGAGCCAATTATAAAGCGGCATATTGTATGGCGGTTTGTCCTGCGGGTGAGGATGTAATTGCTCCCTTTTTGATACGGCGCAAAGAATTTATTCAAGAAGTCGTTAAACCTTTGCAGGCGAAAGAAGAAACTATTTATGTAGTACCAAACTCAGATGCTGAAGCCTATGTTACCCGTAGATTTCCTCATAAGCAGGTCAAACAGGTCAGGAATAGTCTAATACCAACATCAATTCGCGGATTCTTGGGCGGTATGCCTCTAACATTTCAACGCGAACACTCCAAAGGACTAAATGCGATTTACCATTTTACGTTTATAGGTGCAGAGTCATGCAAAGCAACGGTTATCATCCGTCATCAGACTCTTGAAATTCAAAATGGACATTTAGGAACTGCTAATTTAGCAATCACTGCTGACAGCAAAACCTGGTTAAAGTTTTTAGCAAAAGAACAAAATATTGTTTGGGCAATTGTGCGACGGCAGATCCGCTTTCAAGGTCAGCTGAGGTTATTACTTGATTTTGGTAAGTGCTTTCCACAATAG
- a CDS encoding MarR family winged helix-turn-helix transcriptional regulator, whose protein sequence is MEKKIVHVNLAQLNQVSVLCTCFNLRKASRVVTQFFDQELKPSGLLATQFTILVAISLLNSGSINGLAQSLAMDRTTLTRNLKPLEREGLIQIEPGQDQRTRVVSLTDAGQASLAKALPLWEQAQACVVEKLGQERWSTLLSHLNATTTLVSQF, encoded by the coding sequence ATGGAAAAGAAAATAGTTCACGTCAATTTAGCTCAACTCAACCAAGTTAGTGTTTTGTGTACTTGCTTCAACTTGCGTAAAGCTTCACGAGTGGTAACACAATTCTTTGATCAAGAATTGAAGCCTAGTGGCTTATTGGCGACGCAGTTTACGATTTTAGTGGCGATTTCGCTTTTGAATTCTGGAAGCATCAATGGATTGGCTCAGAGCCTGGCAATGGATCGTACTACGTTGACACGCAATCTGAAGCCTCTGGAACGAGAAGGATTGATCCAAATTGAACCGGGGCAAGATCAGCGAACACGAGTAGTCAGCTTGACGGATGCAGGACAGGCAAGTTTAGCCAAAGCCTTGCCCCTATGGGAGCAAGCGCAAGCTTGCGTTGTGGAAAAACTGGGTCAGGAGCGTTGGTCTACTTTGCTTTCGCATTTAAACGCAACAACAACTCTAGTCAGCCAATTTTAA
- a CDS encoding ABC transporter permease, whose product MEHNIFLDVLSSLQRLFVGYIPAAILGGFIGYLIGINAIIYQICRRIFQIPHSIPPIVFLPIALILFQESEAASAIVIFSASLWSMIVNTAIGMRHFYRQNSQFRAAIFHTFHALKVSIWVAWFTVIAIEMLVGTKGLGSLAWDAYKAGNVSYIVQSIIYIGVIGCLLDQLLDLSGYLLVQFVSAGKKSAQENNKK is encoded by the coding sequence ATGGAACACAATATATTTTTAGATGTTTTATCTAGCCTACAAAGATTATTTGTAGGTTACATTCCAGCCGCTATTTTAGGTGGTTTCATAGGTTACTTAATTGGTATCAATGCCATCATTTATCAGATATGCAGGCGGATATTTCAGATACCCCATAGTATACCTCCTATAGTCTTTCTACCTATTGCGCTCATTCTCTTTCAAGAAAGCGAAGCCGCTAGTGCAATAGTAATTTTTTCGGCTAGCCTTTGGTCAATGATTGTGAATACTGCTATTGGGATGCGACATTTCTACAGACAGAATAGTCAATTTCGGGCTGCCATTTTTCATACATTTCATGCTTTAAAAGTTAGCATCTGGGTCGCATGGTTTACAGTAATTGCCATAGAAATGTTGGTAGGTACCAAAGGTTTAGGCTCGCTGGCTTGGGATGCTTATAAAGCTGGCAACGTCAGTTACATTGTTCAGTCAATAATCTATATTGGTGTGATTGGCTGTTTATTAGATCAGTTATTGGATCTGAGTGGATATCTTTTGGTACAGTTTGTTTCAGCAGGGAAAAAATCTGCTCAAGAGAATAATAAAAAATAA
- a CDS encoding TldD/PmbA family protein: MGSENLSQDTLAEHLLELAIKSGAEAAEVYQSRSLSRPVFFEANRLKQLETSQSEGTALRLWRNGRPGLTVAYGTVEPQAMVERSLALSKLNQPEPIELGRNFKPSYPDLGKSVPIEHLVNWGKEAIALVRDEYPDVLCHSDWECDVENTRLVNTEGLDCYYTDTTLSCYMSAEWVRGDDFLSVSDGQTQRDELDSEKLANQILQRLIWARENVSPPSGRVPVLFTSKAADMLWGTVQAALNGKRVLEKASPWADRLGKPVLAPSLTLYQEPEAGPYSCPFDDEGSPTNTIVFIQNGILQHFYSDRTTARQLGMSSTGNGFRPSLGSYPTPGLFNLLVQPSSLSLQDLIQQIDDGLIVDQMLGGGGGISGDFSINIELGYRVQNGEVIGRVKDTMVAGNIYAALKQLVTLGGDADWNGSCYTPSLIVDGLSTTGRNN; this comes from the coding sequence ATGGGTTCTGAAAATTTGTCACAAGATACGCTAGCAGAACATCTGCTGGAACTAGCAATTAAGTCTGGAGCAGAAGCAGCTGAAGTGTATCAGTCGCGATCGCTTTCTCGACCAGTGTTTTTTGAGGCTAATCGCCTAAAGCAACTCGAAACTAGCCAATCTGAGGGTACAGCGCTGCGGCTATGGCGCAATGGCCGTCCAGGGCTGACTGTGGCTTACGGTACTGTGGAACCGCAAGCGATGGTAGAACGCTCTCTAGCGTTGAGTAAACTCAATCAACCGGAACCAATAGAATTGGGGCGCAACTTTAAGCCATCTTACCCAGACTTAGGGAAAAGTGTGCCCATAGAGCATTTGGTTAACTGGGGTAAGGAAGCGATCGCTTTAGTTCGAGATGAATATCCTGATGTACTTTGCCACAGTGATTGGGAATGTGATGTGGAAAATACTAGGCTTGTCAATACTGAAGGTCTAGATTGCTACTACACAGATACAACTCTTAGCTGCTATATGTCGGCTGAATGGGTTAGGGGTGACGATTTTTTAAGTGTTTCCGACGGTCAAACCCAAAGAGATGAACTCGACTCAGAGAAACTCGCTAACCAAATTTTACAAAGGCTAATTTGGGCGCGAGAAAATGTCTCACCCCCTAGCGGTCGCGTACCAGTTTTATTTACATCCAAAGCTGCTGATATGCTTTGGGGTACAGTGCAAGCAGCATTAAATGGCAAACGTGTACTAGAAAAAGCTTCTCCTTGGGCCGACCGTTTAGGCAAACCAGTCCTTGCACCCAGTCTTACCCTCTATCAAGAACCAGAAGCAGGGCCTTATAGTTGTCCTTTTGATGATGAAGGCAGCCCTACCAATACAATTGTTTTTATTCAAAATGGAATCCTACAACATTTTTATAGCGATCGCACTACTGCACGCCAATTAGGTATGAGTAGTACGGGTAATGGTTTTCGCCCTAGTTTGGGTAGCTATCCCACCCCTGGATTATTTAATTTGTTAGTTCAACCCAGTTCTTTATCCCTACAAGATTTGATTCAACAAATAGATGATGGTTTGATTGTCGATCAAATGCTGGGTGGAGGTGGCGGTATTTCCGGCGACTTTTCCATCAATATTGAATTGGGCTACCGCGTGCAAAATGGGGAAGTCATCGGTCGTGTTAAAGATACAATGGTTGCCGGTAACATTTACGCAGCTTTGAAACAATTAGTAACCCTCGGTGGTGATGCTGATTGGAACGGCTCATGTTATACACCCTCTCTCATAGTTGATGGACTATCAACTACAGGTAGGAATAATTAA
- a CDS encoding Tab2/Atab2 family RNA-binding protein, with amino-acid sequence MGSIWEIDFYSRPILDDNQKKVWEVLVCESPLDVRAKTDSLFRYAKYCPSTQVNSGWLRTALQEAIAEAGEAPIKIRFFRRQMNNMITKACEDLSIPAQSSRRTLMLNQWLKQRIEEVYPHEPGYQGGTNPSVRLESPLPQRLPDALEGKKWVFVSLEAADLMDMPEWEIGFGEAFPLELARVSPQTRIPGILIFSPRALPIAGWMSGLDLAYLRFDTSDGTRLLLETGVTESWILANIKNPQTLAEAKGFEEAKQQANGVHFIGVQSDPQTESFAGFWLLQEVNLP; translated from the coding sequence ATGGGCAGTATTTGGGAAATTGATTTTTACTCCCGTCCGATTTTGGACGACAATCAGAAAAAAGTTTGGGAAGTATTAGTTTGCGAAAGTCCCTTAGATGTCCGCGCCAAAACAGATTCTCTGTTTCGTTATGCTAAATACTGTCCCAGTACGCAGGTAAATTCGGGTTGGTTGCGGACGGCGTTGCAAGAGGCTATTGCCGAAGCTGGAGAAGCACCAATTAAAATCCGCTTTTTCCGCCGCCAAATGAATAATATGATTACGAAAGCCTGCGAGGATCTAAGTATTCCAGCTCAATCTAGCCGTCGGACTTTGATGCTGAACCAATGGCTAAAACAGCGAATTGAGGAGGTGTATCCTCATGAACCAGGTTATCAAGGGGGTACTAATCCCTCGGTGCGATTGGAAAGTCCTTTACCCCAAAGGTTACCTGATGCATTGGAAGGGAAAAAATGGGTATTTGTTTCTTTAGAAGCGGCTGATTTAATGGATATGCCAGAATGGGAAATTGGTTTTGGTGAAGCCTTTCCTTTAGAATTAGCGCGAGTATCACCCCAAACCCGTATTCCTGGGATTTTGATTTTCTCACCCAGGGCATTGCCGATCGCAGGCTGGATGTCTGGTTTAGATTTAGCTTATCTAAGATTTGACACGAGTGACGGCACAAGATTACTGTTAGAAACTGGTGTGACAGAAAGCTGGATTTTGGCAAATATCAAAAATCCTCAAACATTGGCAGAAGCCAAAGGGTTTGAAGAAGCCAAGCAACAAGCCAATGGAGTGCATTTTATCGGTGTGCAGTCAGATCCTCAAACAGAATCGTTTGCCGGATTTTGGCTGTTGCAAGAAGTCAATCTGCCGTAG
- the lgt gene encoding prolipoprotein diacylglyceryl transferase codes for MALDISTLPLAFQFTSPGPILWRIGPITIRWYGLLIATAVLIGVSLSQYLAKRRNVNPDLLSDLSIWLVIGAIPAARLYYVLFQWPEYAQHPDRIIAIWQGGIAIHGAILGGLVAALIFAKLKQVSFWQLADLVAPSLILGQAIGRWGNFFNSEAFGDPTNLPWKLYIPPDRRPPELINFEYFHPTFLYESLWDLMVFAVLLTLFFRSLQGKPRLKIGTLFLTYLATYSLGRLWIEGFRTDSLMLGPLRMAQVVSLIGIIVGLAGLAWLYIAKRPLPDVISTPRGNGAIER; via the coding sequence ATGGCGCTGGATATTTCCACTTTGCCTTTGGCATTCCAATTTACTTCTCCTGGCCCGATTCTGTGGAGAATAGGGCCAATCACAATTCGTTGGTATGGCTTATTAATCGCCACCGCAGTTTTAATCGGAGTCAGCCTTTCTCAGTATTTGGCCAAGCGCCGTAACGTTAACCCAGACTTACTTAGCGATTTGTCAATTTGGCTAGTAATTGGGGCAATTCCCGCCGCCCGATTATATTACGTTTTATTTCAATGGCCAGAATATGCCCAGCACCCAGACCGCATAATTGCCATTTGGCAAGGTGGCATTGCGATTCATGGAGCAATCTTAGGTGGACTCGTAGCTGCGCTCATCTTTGCCAAACTCAAGCAAGTTTCTTTTTGGCAATTAGCAGATTTGGTAGCACCTTCGCTGATTTTAGGGCAAGCGATCGGACGTTGGGGTAATTTCTTCAATTCAGAAGCTTTTGGCGATCCTACCAATTTACCTTGGAAATTATATATTCCACCCGATCGCCGTCCCCCAGAGTTAATTAATTTTGAGTACTTTCACCCCACTTTTCTCTATGAATCTCTTTGGGATTTAATGGTATTTGCTGTGTTGCTCACCCTATTTTTCCGAAGTTTGCAAGGTAAACCACGCCTCAAAATAGGTACGCTATTTCTCACTTACTTAGCAACCTACAGCCTGGGACGCTTATGGATAGAAGGTTTTCGTACTGATAGCTTAATGCTAGGGCCCCTCAGAATGGCTCAAGTCGTGAGCTTAATCGGAATTATTGTTGGATTAGCTGGATTAGCTTGGCTTTACATAGCTAAACGCCCTTTACCAGATGTCATTTCCACCCCCAGGGGGAATGGGGCGATAGAGAGGTGA